Genomic segment of Pararhodobacter zhoushanensis:
ACTGAGTACCGACGCCGACGGACTGGCCGTCGCGCGCTAAGCTGTGACTGGTGCTGTCCGTGCGCGTCGGCTACCAAAGCGCCATGCACCGGAACCTGTCCCCTTTTGCCTGTGTCGCGTTGTTGGGCCTTGCCCCGCTGCGCGCCGTGGCGCACCCGCACGAGTTCATCGACACCACGCTGACCCTGCGCGTCGACGCGGGCGGCGCTCTGGCGGCGGTGGGGTTTGTCTGGGCGTGGGACGATTTCACCTCGATGCTGATTCTCGCCGATCAGGGAATGGACGGCGATGGTGACGGGGTGCTCGGCGATGATGAGATCGCGGCGCTGAGCGACCTTTATTCCCACTGGCCACCCGAATTTGACGGTCATTTCTATCTGCATCACGCCAACACTCCGGTGGCGCTGGGCGGCCCGCAAGGGGTTCAGGCGGCGTATCGCGACGGGCAACTGATCGTGTCGTTCGAGCGGGCCTTGGTCGCGCCGGTGGCCGCCGACAGCCTGACGCTGCAGGTCTACGATCCCAGCTATTACAGCTTTTACGCCCTGACCGGCGCGCCGGTGATCGAGGGGCGCAGCGATTGTCGGATCGCCACGCAGGCGCCCGATGTCGAGGCGGCGCAGCAACTTTATGAGCAGGCGATGGGCAGTCTGACCGAAGCCGATCTGATGTCGGGTGCGAATGAACCGCAGGTCGGCGGCGCCTTTGCCGATACCGTGAGCATCACATGCGCCGCACAGCCCTGATTGCCCTGATCGTTGTTGCGGTTCTGGCCGTGGTTCTGGTCGCTTCGGGCGCGCCCGGCTGGCTGGCCGGACGCGCGATCGTCTGGCAGCGCGAGGCACAGGATGCGCTGGCAGGGGCCTTGCGCGCGCTGCGCGCGGGCCAGCCGGGCGCGGTCACCGGCTTTCTGGCGCTGTGCTTTGCGCACGGGTTTCTGCACGCGGTCGGGCCGGGCCATGGCAAGGCGGTCATGGCGGCCTACGGCGCGGCCTCGGGCGCGTCGTTGCGCTGGCTGGCGCTGATCGCGGCGCTGTCGAGCCTTTCGCAAGCGGCGGTGGCGGTGTTGGCGGTCTACGCCGGGGTCTGGCTGCTGGGCGGCGCGCGTGACCGGGTCGAGGGGCTGGCAGCGGTCATCGAGCCTGCCTCTTTCGCGGTGATCGGCCTGCTGGGGCTGATGCTGGTCTGGCGCGGGCTGCGGCGGTTGCGCGCGCCGGTGCACGACCATCACCACCATCACGACGCGCAGTGCGGCCATTCCCATGGCCCCGACCCTCAGGCGGTGCTGGCCGCGCAAAGCTGGCGCGAGGCGGTGGTGCTGATCGTCGGCATCGCGCTCAGACCCTGCACCAGCGCGCTGTTCCTGCTGATCCTGACCTGGCGGCTGGATCTGGATGCGATGGGGATCATCGGCGCGTTCGTGATGGGGCTGGGCACGATGATGGTGACGCTGTTCGCCGCGGTGTCCTCGGCGCTGATGCGGCGCGGGATCGTGCTGGCGCTGCCGCAGGGGCGCGGGATGGGGCAGGCGCTGAGCGTCCTCGAACTGGCCATCGGCGCGGCAGTGGCGCTGCTGGCGGGACTGGCGCTGCTGCGGATGCTGTGACGCGGATCAGAGGGGTCTCGCCCGCGGCGCCAAGTGGCCAACGGGCGAGGAACGCTTAGCGCAAGCCGAAAAAGCTCAGGATAAACAACACAACGACGACAAGGCCGACGATATAGATGATTCGGTTCATGGCAGCCCTCTGCGATCTGACATTGGCCGTTGGTGACCAACAGGGGGCTATGTAGCGTGCGACGGGGGTTCGGCGACCGCGACGCCGAGTTTTGTCGCGCCCGTCAGCGGTGATCAGCGCAGCCCGAGCATCCGGTGCAGCAGGACGACAAGCTGCTGCGCGTCCTCGGGCGTTAAGTTTTTGGCAAGACCTGCCTGATACGCCGGAGTCAGCGCGGCGGCTTGGGCAACCATCGCGCGGCCCTCGGGGGTCAGATACAGACCAAAGGCGCGCCGGTCCTCAGCCGACCGGATGCGTTCGAGCAATCCTTTGCGCTCGCTGCGCTTGGCCAGATCGCTGAAGGTGTTGGCGTCAAAGCCGACGGCCTCGGCCAGCTCTGTCTGGCTTGAGCCGGGCTTGCGGTTGATGGCAAACAGCAG
This window contains:
- a CDS encoding DUF1007 family protein; amino-acid sequence: MRVGYQSAMHRNLSPFACVALLGLAPLRAVAHPHEFIDTTLTLRVDAGGALAAVGFVWAWDDFTSMLILADQGMDGDGDGVLGDDEIAALSDLYSHWPPEFDGHFYLHHANTPVALGGPQGVQAAYRDGQLIVSFERALVAPVAADSLTLQVYDPSYYSFYALTGAPVIEGRSDCRIATQAPDVEAAQQLYEQAMGSLTEADLMSGANEPQVGGAFADTVSITCAAQP
- a CDS encoding nickel/cobalt transporter, whose amino-acid sequence is MRRTALIALIVVAVLAVVLVASGAPGWLAGRAIVWQREAQDALAGALRALRAGQPGAVTGFLALCFAHGFLHAVGPGHGKAVMAAYGAASGASLRWLALIAALSSLSQAAVAVLAVYAGVWLLGGARDRVEGLAAVIEPASFAVIGLLGLMLVWRGLRRLRAPVHDHHHHHDAQCGHSHGPDPQAVLAAQSWREAVVLIVGIALRPCTSALFLLILTWRLDLDAMGIIGAFVMGLGTMMVTLFAAVSSALMRRGIVLALPQGRGMGQALSVLELAIGAAVALLAGLALLRML